The Candidatus Nitrosymbiomonas proteolyticus genome has a segment encoding these proteins:
- a CDS encoding SpoVT / AbrB like domain protein, whose translation MISATMNEKHDSHNCCEDELSHSFFGAVTVGERGQIVIPAEARNELGLRAGDKMLVLRHPLHKGLMIFKFDSVREFIDEFANYLKNVEGAASQEDEG comes from the coding sequence ATGATTTCTGCGACAATGAATGAAAAACATGATTCGCATAACTGTTGCGAAGACGAGCTGTCCCACAGTTTCTTCGGGGCGGTCACCGTCGGCGAGCGAGGTCAGATCGTGATCCCGGCGGAGGCTCGAAACGAGCTCGGACTTCGGGCTGGAGACAAGATGCTGGTTCTGCGGCATCCGCTCCACAAAGGGCTGATGATCTTCAAGTTCGATTCGGTGCGCGAGTTCATCGATGAGTTCGCCAATTACCTCAAGAACGTAGAGGGCGCGGCCTCCCAGGAGGACGAGGGATGA